One Streptomyces sp. B21-105 genomic region harbors:
- a CDS encoding carbohydrate ABC transporter permease — MTTVTPSATRAAAGPPGRLRTSSLAGRAGVFAVMALFALYTLIPVWWLLVTATKNSGYLFTTNGLWFSHFDLWTNIRDVFQEQDGIFARWLLNSALYSVGGAAVSTTLSAMAGYALAKYPFRGRDLTFNVILGAVLIPDVMFALPLYLMFSQVHLVNTYWAVFLPSVVSPFGVYLSRIYAGASVPDELIEAARLDGAGEARIFWRVAMPIMSPALVTIFLFQFVSIWNNYLLPLLMLNSDELQPVTVGLANWREGVNQGIPYNITITGAFLSVIPLIVAFLVLQRFWRSGLAAGSVK, encoded by the coding sequence ATGACGACCGTCACTCCCTCCGCAACACGTGCCGCCGCCGGGCCTCCCGGCCGACTGCGTACGTCATCGCTGGCCGGCCGGGCGGGCGTGTTCGCGGTCATGGCGCTCTTCGCCCTGTACACGCTCATCCCAGTCTGGTGGCTGCTGGTCACCGCGACCAAGAACAGCGGCTACCTGTTCACCACGAACGGGCTGTGGTTCTCCCACTTCGACCTGTGGACCAACATCCGTGACGTCTTCCAGGAACAGGACGGCATCTTCGCCCGGTGGCTCCTGAACAGCGCCCTCTACAGCGTCGGCGGCGCGGCGGTGAGCACGACGCTGTCCGCCATGGCCGGGTACGCGCTGGCCAAGTACCCCTTCCGCGGTCGGGACCTGACCTTCAACGTCATCCTCGGTGCCGTCCTGATCCCGGACGTCATGTTCGCGCTGCCCCTGTACCTGATGTTCAGCCAGGTCCACCTCGTCAACACCTACTGGGCCGTCTTCCTGCCCAGCGTCGTCAGCCCGTTCGGGGTCTACCTGTCGCGCATCTACGCCGGAGCGTCGGTACCGGACGAACTGATCGAAGCCGCGCGACTCGACGGTGCCGGCGAGGCCCGGATCTTCTGGCGGGTCGCCATGCCGATCATGTCTCCCGCGCTGGTCACCATCTTCCTGTTCCAGTTCGTCAGCATCTGGAACAACTACCTGCTGCCCCTGCTCATGCTCAACAGCGACGAACTCCAGCCGGTCACCGTCGGGTTGGCCAACTGGCGGGAGGGGGTGAACCAAGGCATCCCCTACAACATCACCATCACCGGCGCGTTCCTCTCGGTGATCCCTCTGATCGTCGCGTTTCTCGTCCTGCAGCGGTTCTGGCGCTCCGGACTGGCCGCCGGGAGCGTGAAGTAG
- a CDS encoding Gfo/Idh/MocA family protein produces MNSKRVGVGVIGAGVISSHYLENLTRFPDLNVVAIADLDQEHARARARQFGLRHLLVHELLAHEDIEVVLNLTVPAAHFDVSARILASGKHVWSEKPLATSRRDARLLLDKAGRRGLRMACAPDTFLGGALQTAQRAVLAGRIGEPKSALAIMQSPGPEGTHPNPAFYYDQGAGPLLDMGPYHITALVQTLGAVRRVSSVSSTARAVRRVLVGAGAGTEFDVRVPSQHMALLEFASGARATLVTSFDSGIRRDLLELHGTEASLEIPDPNRFAGTGRFVPLHSEPEDVPAVGSTWGRGVGVLELARSIRDDVPERASGALACHVLDVLLAIAEAARAGTPLTLESTVASPAPLAENWDPTAATL; encoded by the coding sequence GTGAACTCCAAGCGAGTGGGTGTCGGTGTCATCGGCGCCGGCGTCATCAGCAGCCACTACCTCGAGAACCTGACGCGGTTCCCTGATCTGAACGTGGTCGCGATAGCGGACCTCGACCAGGAGCACGCCCGTGCCCGTGCGCGGCAGTTCGGGTTGCGGCACCTGCTCGTCCACGAGCTCCTGGCCCACGAAGACATCGAGGTCGTGCTGAACCTCACCGTCCCCGCCGCCCACTTCGACGTGTCGGCCCGGATCCTCGCGAGCGGCAAGCACGTCTGGAGCGAGAAGCCTCTCGCCACCAGCCGCCGCGACGCACGACTGCTGCTGGACAAGGCCGGCCGAAGAGGACTTCGCATGGCCTGCGCGCCCGACACGTTCCTCGGTGGTGCCCTGCAGACGGCACAACGAGCGGTCCTCGCGGGCCGCATCGGCGAACCGAAGAGCGCGCTCGCGATCATGCAGTCCCCGGGACCGGAAGGCACCCACCCGAATCCCGCCTTCTACTACGACCAGGGCGCCGGCCCACTGCTGGACATGGGGCCTTACCACATCACCGCGCTCGTGCAGACCTTGGGTGCCGTCCGCCGTGTGAGCTCGGTTTCCTCCACCGCACGAGCCGTCAGGCGCGTCCTCGTCGGGGCGGGCGCCGGGACCGAGTTCGACGTGCGCGTACCGAGTCAGCACATGGCTCTGCTGGAGTTCGCCTCCGGCGCTCGCGCGACCCTCGTCACGAGCTTCGACTCGGGCATCCGCCGTGACCTCCTCGAACTGCACGGCACGGAAGCCTCGCTCGAGATTCCCGACCCCAACCGCTTCGCCGGAACAGGCAGGTTCGTCCCTCTCCACTCGGAACCGGAAGACGTACCCGCTGTCGGCTCCACGTGGGGCCGGGGAGTGGGGGTGCTGGAGCTCGCTCGCTCGATACGCGACGACGTACCGGAACGCGCCTCCGGCGCTCTCGCCTGCCACGTTCTCGACGTGCTCCTCGCCATCGCGGAGGCGGCACGGGCCGGGACACCGCTGACCCTCGAATCCACCGTGGCATCGCCGGCTCCCCTGGCCGAGAACTGGGACCCCACGGCCGCGACCCTCTAG
- a CDS encoding TetR/AcrR family transcriptional regulator — protein MRRDAVRNRRKLLDAVGEALRTEPGAMTMGAVAERADLSLATAYRYFPSVEELLKAYLLGVIVQLRNYSHDCPKTGPALFEDVVREWARLVRSYGPAMVQIRSRTGFLTRLRGNDEVITPVRDAWERPIRSVMRHLDVPDEHFDHALFLYNAMFDPREILDLISTGLPEEEAISRLTTAYYGALQGWAGA, from the coding sequence ATGCGCCGCGACGCGGTCCGCAACCGGCGCAAGCTCCTGGATGCCGTGGGGGAAGCCCTCAGGACCGAGCCTGGTGCGATGACCATGGGGGCCGTCGCGGAGCGGGCCGACCTGTCGCTGGCCACGGCCTACCGGTACTTCCCGTCGGTCGAGGAGCTCCTCAAGGCCTACCTGCTCGGCGTGATCGTCCAGCTGCGCAACTACAGCCACGACTGCCCCAAGACCGGCCCTGCCCTGTTCGAGGACGTGGTGCGGGAATGGGCTCGTCTGGTCCGCAGCTACGGCCCCGCCATGGTCCAGATCCGATCGCGCACGGGCTTCCTCACCCGCCTGCGCGGCAACGACGAGGTGATCACCCCGGTCCGGGACGCCTGGGAGCGCCCCATTCGCAGCGTGATGCGGCACCTGGACGTGCCGGACGAGCATTTCGATCACGCGTTGTTCCTGTACAACGCCATGTTCGATCCACGCGAGATCCTGGACCTGATCAGCACCGGCCTCCCGGAGGAGGAAGCGATCAGCCGTCTGACGACGGCCTACTACGGGGCTCTCCAGGGCTGGGCCGGCGCCTGA
- a CDS encoding sugar phosphate isomerase/epimerase family protein: MTERLYSVQLYTLRNAIETDLRGTLARVAAMGFENVELWRFEQYRDAYRRALAETPLRPLSAHASLVDGNASAAVRMAAEFGIGTLIEPHIIARLWTTRADIEAAAASLNGVARLARDAGVTIGYHNHDHEVRQDFDGRTGLEVFAEALDEDVVLELDTFWAEVGGASAVELISRLGARVRFLHLKDGPYTATLLEQQPVGQGAMPVADILKAAPDAVRVVELDDYAGDPFAAVRQSLRHLVEVDR, from the coding sequence ATGACGGAGCGCCTGTACTCAGTGCAGCTCTATACGCTGCGCAACGCCATCGAGACCGATCTCCGGGGGACGCTCGCGCGTGTTGCCGCGATGGGATTCGAGAACGTGGAGCTGTGGAGGTTCGAGCAGTACCGCGACGCGTACCGGCGTGCGCTGGCCGAGACACCGCTGCGCCCGCTCAGCGCACACGCGAGCCTCGTCGATGGAAACGCTTCCGCGGCTGTCCGCATGGCGGCAGAGTTCGGAATCGGCACGCTCATCGAACCGCACATCATCGCTCGGCTCTGGACCACGCGGGCGGACATCGAAGCGGCGGCCGCGAGTCTGAACGGCGTCGCGAGGCTTGCCCGGGACGCAGGCGTCACCATCGGGTACCACAACCACGACCACGAGGTCCGTCAGGACTTCGACGGCAGGACCGGCCTCGAAGTCTTCGCGGAGGCGCTGGACGAGGACGTCGTCCTGGAACTCGACACCTTCTGGGCCGAGGTCGGTGGCGCTTCCGCCGTGGAGTTGATCTCCCGGCTCGGGGCGCGTGTCAGGTTCCTGCACCTCAAGGACGGCCCGTACACCGCGACGCTCCTGGAGCAGCAGCCGGTCGGCCAGGGTGCGATGCCGGTGGCGGACATCCTGAAGGCCGCACCGGACGCGGTCCGCGTCGTGGAGCTGGACGACTACGCGGGCGACCCGTTCGCAGCGGTGCGGCAGAGCCTGCGTCACCTGGTGGAGGTCGACCGGTGA
- a CDS encoding carbohydrate ABC transporter permease, with amino-acid sequence MATRTPGDALAHPIAGSAAKRSPGRGHTRSAVLFLAPFGLLFTAMLLAPIGYAVYQSFFRTRRSGLGLGPSTTVFAGFDNYVTALHDSRFMSSFLRVFTLGIVQVPVMLGLALLLALLLDSRGAVFKKAFRQIYFLPYALPGVIAAIMWSFLYAPSVSPFTAALRHVGLDVNFLSGDLVLASIGNMMTWAWTGFNMLIIYSALQAIPGELTEAAVMDGCSGWRVAWHVKIPAVRPALILTTVFSIIGTAQLFNEPAVLSQVAPTVSPTYTPILATQQSADINNYNYAATQSVILALLTFVLSFGFLKFTQRKGTFA; translated from the coding sequence ATGGCGACAAGAACGCCTGGCGACGCTCTCGCCCACCCCATCGCCGGCTCGGCAGCGAAGCGAAGCCCCGGCCGTGGCCACACTCGTTCCGCGGTGCTCTTCCTGGCACCGTTCGGGCTGCTGTTCACGGCGATGTTGCTCGCACCGATCGGCTACGCGGTGTACCAGAGCTTCTTCAGGACGCGCCGCAGCGGCCTCGGACTGGGACCGTCGACGACTGTCTTCGCCGGGTTCGACAACTACGTGACGGCTCTGCACGACAGCCGGTTCATGTCGTCGTTCCTGCGGGTGTTCACGCTCGGCATCGTGCAGGTGCCGGTGATGCTGGGCCTGGCGCTCCTGTTGGCGCTGCTGCTGGACTCGCGTGGCGCCGTGTTCAAGAAGGCCTTCCGGCAGATCTACTTCCTGCCCTACGCGCTGCCGGGCGTGATCGCCGCGATCATGTGGTCGTTCCTGTACGCGCCGAGCGTCAGCCCGTTCACCGCTGCCCTGCGGCACGTCGGGCTCGATGTGAACTTCCTGTCCGGCGACCTCGTGCTCGCCTCGATCGGCAACATGATGACGTGGGCCTGGACCGGCTTCAACATGCTGATCATCTACTCGGCCTTGCAGGCGATCCCCGGCGAACTCACCGAAGCCGCCGTGATGGACGGCTGTTCCGGGTGGCGGGTCGCCTGGCACGTGAAGATTCCCGCGGTACGGCCGGCGCTGATCCTCACCACGGTGTTCTCCATCATCGGTACCGCCCAGCTGTTCAACGAGCCTGCGGTGCTGAGTCAGGTCGCCCCGACCGTCTCCCCCACCTACACGCCGATCCTGGCCACCCAGCAGTCGGCGGACATCAACAACTACAACTACGCGGCCACCCAGTCGGTCATCCTCGCCCTGCTGACCTTCGTGCTGTCGTTCGGCTTCCTCAAGTTCACCCAGCGGAAGGGCACCTTCGCATGA
- a CDS encoding ABC transporter substrate-binding protein translates to MLTVASLVTLSACSGSGDSGGSSSGGKPVTVEFWGAAVGLDKSVALWNKSHPDIKVKYSQIPAGSIGGYAKMQNAVKAGNAPCLGQVGYDTLSNFIATGALEDISQYADSAKDKFVPWAWQMSSVGDRVFGIPVDTGPMAMYYRSDLFKKYKISPPKTWDDFAAAAQKVHSANPSAYLTTTPQDAYDLGALTWQAGGKWFGTANDRWQVTIDNPQTSKVAQYWQGLLDKKLVTSDPMLDTAWFKKVQDGQLLSLVSAVWAAPLISKNLPELSGKWAVAPMPQWSAGQEAAGNRGGSATVVLKGCEHPKEATEFATWMSTDNDSVTSLIKNTGIYPAATSGQQLPAVDQPSAYFGGQNIYDVFRTAAANTSTGWVWGPTMSQVQSDMKDGLKKAGAGQGTIPKAVTSVQDSTVAAMKSQGLSVGK, encoded by the coding sequence ATGTTGACCGTTGCCTCGCTCGTCACGCTCAGCGCCTGCAGCGGGTCCGGCGACTCGGGCGGTTCGAGCTCCGGCGGCAAACCGGTGACGGTGGAGTTCTGGGGGGCGGCGGTCGGCCTCGACAAGTCCGTGGCGCTGTGGAACAAGTCCCACCCCGACATCAAAGTCAAGTACAGCCAGATCCCGGCGGGCAGCATCGGCGGCTACGCCAAGATGCAGAACGCGGTGAAGGCCGGCAACGCACCCTGTCTCGGTCAGGTGGGCTACGACACCCTCTCGAACTTCATCGCCACCGGCGCGCTGGAGGACATCTCCCAGTACGCCGACTCCGCCAAGGACAAGTTCGTGCCGTGGGCCTGGCAGATGTCCAGCGTCGGCGACAGGGTGTTCGGCATCCCCGTCGACACCGGGCCCATGGCGATGTACTACCGCTCCGACCTGTTCAAGAAGTACAAGATCTCGCCGCCGAAGACCTGGGACGATTTCGCCGCGGCCGCGCAGAAGGTACACAGCGCCAACCCCTCGGCCTATCTGACGACCACGCCGCAGGACGCCTATGACCTGGGGGCACTGACCTGGCAGGCCGGGGGCAAGTGGTTCGGTACCGCGAACGACCGGTGGCAGGTGACCATCGACAACCCGCAGACGAGCAAGGTCGCGCAGTACTGGCAGGGCCTGCTGGACAAGAAGCTGGTCACCAGTGACCCGATGCTGGACACGGCCTGGTTCAAGAAGGTGCAGGACGGGCAGCTGCTGTCGCTCGTCAGCGCCGTGTGGGCGGCTCCGCTCATCTCCAAGAACCTGCCCGAGCTGTCCGGCAAGTGGGCCGTGGCGCCCATGCCCCAGTGGTCCGCCGGGCAAGAGGCGGCCGGTAACCGCGGAGGCTCGGCGACCGTGGTGCTCAAGGGCTGCGAGCACCCGAAGGAAGCCACGGAGTTCGCGACCTGGATGAGCACCGACAACGACAGCGTCACCAGTCTGATCAAGAACACGGGTATCTACCCGGCCGCGACGAGCGGACAGCAGCTGCCTGCCGTGGACCAGCCGTCGGCGTACTTCGGCGGACAGAACATCTACGACGTGTTCAGGACAGCGGCCGCGAACACGAGCACGGGCTGGGTGTGGGGCCCGACCATGAGCCAGGTTCAGTCCGACATGAAGGACGGGCTCAAGAAGGCCGGAGCCGGGCAGGGCACCATCCCGAAGGCCGTGACCTCCGTCCAGGACAGCACCGTCGCGGCCATGAAGAGCCAGGGGCTGAGCGTCGGGAAGTGA
- a CDS encoding alpha/beta hydrolase codes for MALHPSISARLSLIEDLPSWREAVADPAVQPRLQEYRTWKAAAALPSVETSDESIPGPHGPIAVRVYRPPSAPRGPRPGLVWVHGGGWVFGDLDMHEADWTAREVCARADAVVVSVDYRLAVDGVTYPVPHDDVVTGVRWVRENAAELGIEPARITVGGASAGANLAAGAVLRLRDDDNWLPTTLVLAYATMHAVSPPLAQPLAEAFAPLPRMVRILPEDVAGMTANYLGGTPDPHGYAFPAGAVLDGLCPTLVLDAEYDDLRASSEAFAAALVKSGAPVRHVTVPGVLHGFLNLPSSVEPVDHALAVLAETVTTADAGEPAPDPGERG; via the coding sequence ATGGCCCTGCATCCCAGCATCTCCGCCCGGCTCAGCCTGATCGAGGACCTCCCGTCCTGGCGCGAGGCAGTCGCCGATCCGGCTGTACAACCGCGCCTGCAGGAATACCGGACCTGGAAGGCGGCAGCGGCACTGCCCTCCGTCGAAACCAGCGACGAGAGCATTCCCGGCCCGCACGGCCCGATAGCCGTCCGCGTCTACCGGCCGCCGTCAGCACCGCGGGGGCCTCGCCCCGGCCTGGTCTGGGTGCACGGCGGCGGATGGGTCTTCGGCGATCTCGACATGCACGAGGCCGACTGGACCGCCCGCGAGGTGTGTGCCAGGGCCGACGCCGTGGTCGTCAGCGTGGACTACCGGCTCGCTGTCGACGGCGTGACGTATCCGGTGCCGCACGACGACGTGGTGACGGGCGTCCGATGGGTGCGCGAGAACGCCGCGGAGCTCGGCATCGAACCGGCGCGGATCACCGTCGGTGGCGCGAGCGCGGGGGCGAACCTCGCCGCAGGAGCCGTACTTCGCCTGCGGGACGACGACAACTGGCTGCCGACCACCCTGGTACTGGCCTATGCGACCATGCACGCCGTCTCCCCGCCCCTCGCGCAGCCGCTGGCCGAGGCGTTCGCGCCGTTGCCGCGCATGGTCCGGATCCTGCCGGAGGACGTGGCCGGGATGACGGCCAACTACCTGGGCGGCACGCCGGATCCGCACGGCTACGCCTTCCCCGCGGGTGCCGTCCTGGACGGACTCTGCCCCACCCTGGTGCTCGACGCCGAGTACGACGATCTGCGCGCGAGCAGCGAGGCGTTCGCGGCCGCACTCGTGAAGTCGGGCGCACCCGTACGGCATGTCACGGTGCCCGGCGTACTGCACGGCTTCCTCAACCTGCCCTCTTCGGTTGAACCCGTGGACCACGCGCTCGCCGTCCTGGCCGAGACGGTGACAACGGCTGATGCGGGAGAACCCGCACCGGACCCGGGAGAACGCGGATGA
- a CDS encoding alcohol dehydrogenase catalytic domain-containing protein, whose protein sequence is MKAAVIPAVNGRWELREVPTPQPGPGEVLMRVRASGVCVNDVLATTGAIRFPSVEPAITGHEPAGEVVAVGPGVTTRRVGDRVGTHWVRASCGRCDYCRLGLPVTGQAAFACAAPTTTGFSVQGGHAEYMVVGADETVLLPDGLPFELAAPMLCAGYTGWSALRAGEPQPHERVAVLGIGAVGHLAVQFAHACGLETIAMTSSPDKHDVVRRLGADEVVANGADLRAAGGADVILATGTSYPAAAEALTGLRPGGRLVLSGIDPTAPFTVPPSGRGLPFIGTRMQVIGSTHNGPQYLREALDLAAAGKVTPMVETFPKEEVATVVDKVAKGAVRFRAVVTY, encoded by the coding sequence GTGAAGGCAGCCGTGATACCCGCGGTCAACGGCAGGTGGGAACTGCGCGAGGTGCCCACTCCACAGCCGGGGCCCGGCGAGGTGCTGATGCGGGTGCGCGCCTCCGGCGTATGCGTCAACGACGTCCTGGCCACCACCGGGGCGATCCGGTTCCCCTCGGTCGAGCCGGCGATCACCGGACACGAGCCGGCGGGCGAGGTCGTCGCGGTCGGGCCGGGGGTCACCACGCGCCGCGTCGGTGACCGGGTGGGAACCCACTGGGTCCGGGCCTCCTGCGGACGGTGCGACTACTGCCGTCTGGGCCTGCCGGTGACCGGGCAGGCCGCCTTCGCGTGCGCGGCACCCACCACGACCGGTTTCAGCGTGCAGGGCGGACATGCCGAGTACATGGTCGTGGGCGCCGACGAGACCGTACTCCTGCCCGACGGGCTCCCCTTCGAGTTGGCCGCGCCCATGCTGTGCGCGGGCTACACGGGATGGTCCGCCCTGCGCGCCGGGGAGCCTCAGCCGCACGAGCGGGTCGCCGTGCTCGGCATCGGCGCGGTGGGCCATCTGGCGGTGCAGTTCGCGCACGCCTGCGGCCTCGAGACGATCGCGATGACAAGCTCGCCGGACAAACATGACGTGGTACGGCGGCTGGGCGCGGACGAGGTCGTGGCGAACGGCGCCGATTTGCGCGCAGCGGGCGGCGCCGACGTCATCTTGGCGACCGGCACGTCCTATCCGGCCGCGGCGGAGGCGCTGACGGGCCTGCGGCCGGGCGGGCGACTGGTCCTGTCGGGCATCGACCCCACCGCCCCCTTCACCGTCCCGCCCTCCGGCAGGGGCCTTCCGTTCATCGGCACTCGCATGCAGGTGATCGGTTCCACCCACAACGGGCCGCAGTACCTCCGGGAGGCCCTCGACCTCGCCGCCGCGGGAAAGGTCACCCCCATGGTCGAGACGTTCCCGAAGGAGGAGGTGGCCACGGTGGTCGACAAGGTCGCCAAGGGCGCCGTCCGCTTCCGTGCGGTGGTCACCTACTAG
- a CDS encoding pyridoxal phosphate-dependent aminotransferase, which produces MSALPSRTASSLPERIRAASRRPKTLGGAVPGAVSLAMGEPDNNTPQPVVEAAVRALRAGRTRYSQITGSPDLRQEIASHLARSQGAGVDPANVVVTHGGSAGLAATVLALLNPGDRVLLPEPTYSLYADHAAMAGAEVEWISTHPDGSIDLRKLAAAAPGARMLVLCNPVNPTGMVFSKADIEGVGAILRAHPDLYLLSDEAYSDIVFDGIAFTSASELISVQDRVVLSGTFSKSYSMTGWRIGFICATPAVAEKINLVHRTINGPLNTFVQDAAIEALRIPDKDLHALSARFQHRRDLVMRHLDGLDAVSVVRPLGAFYAFPRIDSALSSVELVQRFADGGVLVRAGSEFGPSGEGHVRLSFATDEAALEEGLRRFTHVIKAL; this is translated from the coding sequence ATGAGCGCCCTCCCCTCCCGAACCGCCAGCTCTCTCCCGGAACGCATCAGAGCAGCGTCGCGGCGGCCCAAAACGCTGGGCGGCGCGGTGCCGGGCGCCGTCTCCCTGGCCATGGGTGAGCCGGACAACAACACCCCGCAGCCAGTGGTGGAAGCCGCCGTCCGGGCGTTGCGCGCCGGTCGCACTCGTTACTCGCAGATCACGGGGTCTCCGGATCTCCGCCAGGAAATCGCCTCCCACCTGGCGCGTTCCCAGGGCGCCGGGGTCGACCCTGCGAATGTCGTCGTCACTCACGGAGGCAGCGCCGGCCTCGCCGCCACCGTCCTCGCTCTGCTGAACCCGGGCGATCGAGTGCTGCTCCCCGAACCGACCTACTCCCTGTACGCGGACCACGCGGCCATGGCAGGGGCCGAGGTCGAGTGGATCTCCACGCACCCTGACGGCTCGATCGACCTGCGCAAACTCGCGGCGGCGGCACCCGGTGCCCGCATGCTCGTCCTATGCAATCCCGTGAATCCCACTGGAATGGTGTTCTCCAAAGCCGATATCGAAGGAGTCGGTGCCATTCTCCGCGCTCACCCCGACCTCTACCTCCTGTCGGACGAGGCATACAGCGACATCGTCTTCGACGGGATCGCGTTCACCTCGGCATCCGAACTGATCTCCGTGCAGGACCGCGTGGTGCTCTCCGGCACGTTCTCCAAGTCGTACTCGATGACCGGCTGGCGCATCGGTTTCATCTGCGCCACCCCCGCTGTCGCCGAAAAGATCAACCTCGTCCACCGGACGATCAACGGGCCTCTGAACACCTTCGTCCAGGACGCGGCCATCGAGGCGCTACGCATTCCCGACAAGGATCTGCACGCACTCTCGGCGCGCTTCCAGCACCGCCGAGATCTGGTCATGCGGCACCTCGACGGTCTCGACGCGGTGAGCGTCGTCCGGCCTCTCGGGGCGTTCTACGCATTCCCCCGTATCGACAGCGCCCTGTCCTCCGTCGAACTCGTGCAACGGTTCGCCGACGGAGGCGTGCTCGTACGCGCCGGGTCCGAATTCGGCCCGTCGGGCGAGGGACACGTACGCCTGTCCTTCGCCACGGACGAAGCGGCACTCGAAGAGGGTCTGCGCCGCTTTACGCACGTCATCAAAGCGCTTTAG